The Streptomyces sp. NBC_00286 nucleotide sequence GGGGGCCACGGTCGCTGCCGTCGAATCGGAGGCCATCGGGGTGTTCCATGTGACGGACGACGAGCCGGCCCCGGCCGCGCAATGGCTCCCGCACTACGCCCAGGTGCTCGGCGGCCCGTCCCCGCGGACGATCCCGGCGGACCACGCGCCCCGGCTGCTCGGCTGGTACATGACCCATCAACTCACCGCGGCACACGGCGCGTCCAACGACCGGGCCCGTACGACGCTGGGCTGGAAGCCGCTGCGGCCCAGCTGGCGCGACGGGCTGGGCCAGGAATGACCGGCCCCAACGGAACCAAACGAAATAAACTTACGGATTTACCTTATTGGACGTGGAAATTGTGAACCCGATCACCAGGTTGCGCCCTTCCGCCACCACCGTGGAGCAGTACCGCAAGGAGGACCTCTGGCGCGCCGACACCATCCTGGACGACCTGGCGCGGTGGCGTGCCGAGACTCCCGACGCCCCCGCCCTTCTCGTGTCGGAGGCCGGCCGGGGCCTCCTGCAGCTGAGCTACGCGCAGTACGCCGAGTATGTGGACCGCTTCGCCGGCGCATTGCACGCGCTGGGGGTGCGCAGCGGTCAGGTTGTCGCGATGCAGTTGCCGAACCTCTGGCAGGTCGGACCGCTGGTACTGGCCTGCGCCCGGCTCGGGGCCGTCGCCGCGCCGATCATGTGCGCGTTCCGCCCCCGTGAGCTGGAGCGGATGCTCCGCCGGCTGGATGCCGTCGTCTGCGTGACCATCGATCGGTTGGACAACTTCGAACACGCCGCGGCGCTGGCCGAGATGGCCCCCCGGCTGCCCGCACTGCGCCACCGTGTGGTGCTCGGCGAGCGGCCCGCAGACGGGCACGACGGGGACGACGGGGAACTCGACTTCCGCGAGTACTTCGAGCACACAGAGCACAGCACCCTGCCGGATGCGTCCGTCGTGGACCCGGACCGGGTCTCCTTGGTGCTGTTCACCTCCGGCACCTCCGGCGAGCCGAAGGCCGTGCTGCACACCATGAACACCTGCTACGCCTGGTACGCCGCCGTTGCGGCCGCCGACGGAATCGGCCCCGCCAGCCGCGTCTACTCACCGAACGCGGCGACGCACATCGTCGGCCTCACCATGGGGATCTTCATGCCGCTGCACCGCGGCGCCTGCGCGGTCATCACGGACCGCTGGGAGCCGGAGGCTGTCATTCCCTTCCTGGCCGAGGCCCAGGTCAGCTGGATAGTCATCGTCCCCGTCTTCCTCTCCGCCCTGATCGACGCGATGGAACGCACCTCGCTGCGGCTGCCCACCGTGCGGATCATCCGCGCGGGAGGCACCACGGTCCCGCAGCCGCTGTTCAGGCGGGTGACCGAGACCTTCGGAATCCCACTGGATGTGGGCTGGGGCATGACTGAGGGCGCCAATGTCTTCACCCGCTCCGGAGAACACCCGGAGCTGGCTGGACGCACCGTCGGGCGCCCCGCCCCGGGCCATGAGATCGACCTGCGGGCCGACCACCCGATCAGCGACGACCAACCCGGGCGTCTCTTCGTCCGCGGTCCTTCGCTGTGTCTGGCCACCTGGGGCCGGGACGACGGTCGGTTGACCGTGCTCGCCGAGCACAACGACGGCTGGTACGACACCGGTGACCTCGCGGCACCGGACGGCCACGGCGGCATCCGGCTGCACGGCCGTGCCGAAGACCGGATCGGCGTCATCATGATCCCGGTCAGTGATGTCGAGTCGGCACTGCTGGACCACCCCGACGTTCGGGATGTCGCCCTGGTCGGCTACCCGGACGGCCACGGCGGCGAGCTCGCCTGTGCGGTCGTCGTCCCGGGGAAGCGGACGCCCACCCTCGAGGGCCTGCGCGACTGGCTCGGCGGGCTCGGCATGAGTGAATGGTGCCGGCCATCCCGCCTGGAACTCCTGCCCGAACTGCCGCGCAACGAGACCGGCAAGGTGCGGAAGAACCTGCTCCGGGAACGGCTTCATCTCCGCGCAGCTGACTAAGGGGTCCTTGCACTATGCCCGTCCGGGTCGCCCGGACAATCATCCCCCGGCGACCCGACTACCAGGCCCTGTTCCGACCCTACGTAGCACATAAGCTGATTTGGCTCATCGACAAGCGCTATCCGCACTGAAGCATCAGGCACCCCCTGACGGGAGATATCAGCACGTGGACACCACCGGACCACGCACCGCCGAAAGCCTTGCCGCACGCTTCCACGACGTCGACTCGTCCGGCGTCCCCGAGGACTTCATCGCCTATTTGCAGAAGATGGAGGAGAGCGAGAGCGGCCGCGCAGTGCGGGAAATCACCTACCGCGCCCTGGAGGCCGCCGAGGGCAAGGGAGCGGACATCGGGTGCGGCGCCGGCCGCGCCGTCGCGGATCTCGTACGGCTCGGTAAGGACGCCGTGGGGGTCGACAGCAGCCAGGCCATGGTTGACGCGGCCCTGGCCAGGTTCCCGCACTGTCGCGTCGTCAGGGGCAGCGCCTTCGAGCTGCCGTTCGAGGACGGTGAACTGTCGTGGTACCGGTCCGAGCGGACCTTCCTCCACTTCGGCGATCCCGCCGAGGCACTGTCCGAGGCCCGCAGGGTGCTGAGGCCGGGCGGGACAATCGTTCTCGCGGACCCCGATCTCGGGTCGATGGTGCTGAGTTCGCGGATCCCGGAGACGACCGACGCGGTCAAGGACGCGTTCTGCTCAGCCGTCCCGAATCCCCACGCCGGCACCTGCAGTGCCTACCACCTCGCCGACGCGGGATTCACCGACATCGAGGTCGTTCCCGTCATGGCGGCTCTGAACGACCACGCGTCCGCGTTCGGCGTCGTACTGGAGCCGGCCCTGACGGCGGCTCTCGCCCAAGGCGCCGTCAGCGAGGAGGCGGCGGCGCGGTGGAAGGACGACCTGAGCGATCTCTCTCGCCGGAACGCCTTCACCGCCACGGCGACCTTCTTCGTCACCACGGCCCGCCTGGCGTCGTAGGGGTGGAGCCGTTCGGTCGGGAGTGCATGCGAGGCCGGTTCAGCTCGATCGGGCAAGGGGCGGCTCCTGGGCTTGCGGTGACACCTGCCCCGAGGGCATCCGGCCACCGGCTCCAGGGTGACTCCTCGGCCCCCTCTGGCGAGGCTGGAAAAGCTCAGTGTGCGGGTCTGGTCGTCAACTGCTTGGCAAGCAGGGCAGTTTGGTGGAACTCGCCCTCACCGAGCGAGCCGTACGCGTCTCCGTCTCCGACCCGAAGGGCGAGGTGCTGCCGACCCTGCGAGAGGCGACCGCGGACGACATGGAGGACGCCAGGACGGACACCCGTGTGACGCCCGCGTTTCCCGGCGTACGGCCGTCGCCCCGGAGGTAAGCCCGAAGCGACCGTACGTGTGAGGAGCGAGAATCGTTCTGCGAAGGTCTGCAAAGGAGATCGATCATGGCCATGCCCGACTGGCTCACCGTCCTGACCACGACCGACGCCCCGGAGAAGGCGGACGCACTCGCGCGCGGCGCGGTCGCGGCACGCGTGGCCGCGTGCGCGCAGATCTCCGGGCCGGTCACGTCCGTCTACCGGTGGAAGGGGGAGATCGAGACCGCGTCCGAGTGGCAGGTGCTCTTCAAGACCACGGAAACGCGGTACGCGGAACTCGAGGTGTACCTGCGCGAGGCACACGACTACGACACGCCGGAGATCATCGCCACGCCGATCGTGCGGGGGAGCGCGGCGTATCTCGAGTGGCTTGAGCAGGAGACGGCGGGGTGAGTCGCCCACCCATCTTCGTGTACGGAACGCTCCGCCCCGGAGAGCCCAACCACGACCTCTTCCTGCTCGGGCACACCGTTTCCGAGGTGCCGGGGCGGCTGGCGGGGGCGGTGCTGTACGAGGGGCCCGGCTACCCGTACGCCGTCGAGGAGCCCGGTGGCATGGTCTGCGGCGAGCTGATCACTCCCGTCCCCGAGCGGTACGACCAACTCCTGCTCGCCCTCGACCGGTTGGAGGACTACGCACCGGGGGATCCAAGCAACCTGTACGAGCGCGTGGCCCGGGACGTGATGCGGGAGGACGGCACGAGCCTCCAGGCTTGGGTGTACGTGGCCGCACCTACCGTCGCCGCCCGCCTGCGGATCCGCGGCAAGCTCATCGAGGGCGGGGACTGGCGGGCGCGGGGTTGTTGAGGAGCGGGCAAAAAATGTCGTCCAGTCACCGCTCAGTTTTCTGACGCCCCCCGGTCTACATCTACGAAAGGAACACCAACCCCCGTACGACAAACAGGAGTCAGAGCCATGACCGCGACCGCGCCCCAGACCCAGACCATCGCCCAGTCCTCCTCCCCCTCCTCGATCCGGTCCCTCGCCACGCGGCCCGTGTGGCTGGTCGGTGTGCTGGCCACCCTCGCCGGGGCCGTTGTGACCGAAGTTTTCGGGCTGATCGCTCGCGGCGTCGGCGTACCGATGGACGCGGCCAGTCCCGGGGCCAAGGAGGCCGCGGAGATTCCGGTCGGCGGCTTCGCCGGAGGCGTGGTGTTCTGGTCGATCGCCGGGATCGTCCTCGCGGTGGTTCTCGCCCGCTGGGCCAAGCGTCCCGCCCGTACCTTCGTGACGATCACCGTCGCCCTCACGGCCCTCTCCCTCGCGGGCCCGGCCGCCGCCCCGCACACCGCCACGTCCACCCAGATCGTCCTGGCCGTGTCCCACGTGGTCGCAGCCGCAGTGATCATCCCCGTACTGGCCCGCCGCCTCGCCCACCACCGCCGGTGACGAAGGGGACAGCCCCACCCACCCGTAGTGGCACCCTCGGTATCGCCGAGGGTGCCACTACGGGTGGGTGGGGTGGGGGCGTATGGAGGCGTTCACTCAGCCTTCGGCTGACCGGCGACCGGCCTGCAGGATCTGCTTGACGTCGAGGGTGACTTCGGCGCCGACTGCCTCGGGCAGGGTGACGACCTCGCCGGGGGAGTGCGGGCGGTGCTTCTCGTAATCGTCCCCGGCGGGGTCGGTCAGGACGTGGAGGCGCTGGTGCTTACGGTCGACGATCACGTAGACCGGGATCTTGGCGCTGGCGTATGCCTTCACCTTGTCGCGCAGGTCGGTCCGGTAGTTGCTGGAGGTGACCTCCAGGACCAGGCGGAAGCAGACGGGGTCGTAGCAGTTGTTCTCGACGTAATGGTCCTGGAAGTCGGCGTCCACTAGAGAGAGATCGGGGATCGCGTAGTCCTCGGTGCCGGTCGGCAGCCACAGGCCGACTCCCTG carries:
- a CDS encoding methyltransferase domain-containing protein, giving the protein MDTTGPRTAESLAARFHDVDSSGVPEDFIAYLQKMEESESGRAVREITYRALEAAEGKGADIGCGAGRAVADLVRLGKDAVGVDSSQAMVDAALARFPHCRVVRGSAFELPFEDGELSWYRSERTFLHFGDPAEALSEARRVLRPGGTIVLADPDLGSMVLSSRIPETTDAVKDAFCSAVPNPHAGTCSAYHLADAGFTDIEVVPVMAALNDHASAFGVVLEPALTAALAQGAVSEEAAARWKDDLSDLSRRNAFTATATFFVTTARLAS
- a CDS encoding DUF6069 family protein, with amino-acid sequence MTATAPQTQTIAQSSSPSSIRSLATRPVWLVGVLATLAGAVVTEVFGLIARGVGVPMDAASPGAKEAAEIPVGGFAGGVVFWSIAGIVLAVVLARWAKRPARTFVTITVALTALSLAGPAAAPHTATSTQIVLAVSHVVAAAVIIPVLARRLAHHRR
- the cutA gene encoding divalent-cation tolerance protein CutA, with product MAMPDWLTVLTTTDAPEKADALARGAVAARVAACAQISGPVTSVYRWKGEIETASEWQVLFKTTETRYAELEVYLREAHDYDTPEIIATPIVRGSAAYLEWLEQETAG
- a CDS encoding Uma2 family endonuclease, whose protein sequence is MSAASIERPHEHRPLITEANRLMDRNPGYRVEIIGGQILVTPPPDGPHAVALTDLMLPFLTAGLHGTESRVVQGVGLWLPTGTEDYAIPDLSLVDADFQDHYVENNCYDPVCFRLVLEVTSSNYRTDLRDKVKAYASAKIPVYVIVDRKHQRLHVLTDPAGDDYEKHRPHSPGEVVTLPEAVGAEVTLDVKQILQAGRRSAEG
- a CDS encoding gamma-glutamylcyclotransferase family protein, whose amino-acid sequence is MSRPPIFVYGTLRPGEPNHDLFLLGHTVSEVPGRLAGAVLYEGPGYPYAVEEPGGMVCGELITPVPERYDQLLLALDRLEDYAPGDPSNLYERVARDVMREDGTSLQAWVYVAAPTVAARLRIRGKLIEGGDWRARGC
- a CDS encoding AMP-binding protein yields the protein MEIVNPITRLRPSATTVEQYRKEDLWRADTILDDLARWRAETPDAPALLVSEAGRGLLQLSYAQYAEYVDRFAGALHALGVRSGQVVAMQLPNLWQVGPLVLACARLGAVAAPIMCAFRPRELERMLRRLDAVVCVTIDRLDNFEHAAALAEMAPRLPALRHRVVLGERPADGHDGDDGELDFREYFEHTEHSTLPDASVVDPDRVSLVLFTSGTSGEPKAVLHTMNTCYAWYAAVAAADGIGPASRVYSPNAATHIVGLTMGIFMPLHRGACAVITDRWEPEAVIPFLAEAQVSWIVIVPVFLSALIDAMERTSLRLPTVRIIRAGGTTVPQPLFRRVTETFGIPLDVGWGMTEGANVFTRSGEHPELAGRTVGRPAPGHEIDLRADHPISDDQPGRLFVRGPSLCLATWGRDDGRLTVLAEHNDGWYDTGDLAAPDGHGGIRLHGRAEDRIGVIMIPVSDVESALLDHPDVRDVALVGYPDGHGGELACAVVVPGKRTPTLEGLRDWLGGLGMSEWCRPSRLELLPELPRNETGKVRKNLLRERLHLRAAD